AATATTAAGGTGTGTCGGGCATTGAGCTTTTGTGATTGAAAGGAGTTGACATGTTTTTGCTGTAAGTGTTAAACTGATTCAGATGAAAGGTGTTGAGGTGTGTTAAGGAGTAATATGTTGAAAGTGATGACGTTGAGAAATGGGTTCTATAGTGGACAAAGTCTTGACATGTTTGGTTAGTCCTGAGCAGAACAAGGTGTCTGCATAAATGTTTGTGAGTTGTTCAAGAGCTCCACTTAAGTCTTTCACTCCCTGGGGGCAAACTGATGGAGGGAAGAatgagggagtgatagagagagagagagagcactaatCAGGGTTAATAAGCTGCTGTTATTTTGGCCTGGGGCGAAAAACAGAAGACTTCTAAAGacgagaagaaagagaggggggggtaaaggaggagaaggagagagggggggtaaaggaggagaaggagagagggggggtaaaggaggagaaggagagagggggggtaaaggaggagaaggagagaggggaggtaaaggaggagaaggagagagggggggtaaaggaggagaaggagagagggggggtaaaggaggagaaggagagagggggggtaaaggaggagaaggagagggggggtaaaggaggagaaggagagggggggtaaaggaggagaaggagagaggggggtaaaggaggagaaggagaggggggtaaaggaggagaaggagagagggtaaaggaggagaaggagagaggggggtaaaggaggagaaggagagagggggggggtaaaggaggagaaggagagagggggggtaaaggaggagaaggagaggaaatggGGAAAACAATCAACAACCTGAAAACTTTCTACAAATAGATGGAAGGACTGAAAGGAAGAGAGGAAATGAGAAACAGAGGGATATTGCAGGAGtaagaaagacaggagagaataAGTGGAAGAGGAgttgaaagagagaaaggagagagatggattggatagagagagaaagaaggggatggatggatgggggaaCAGAGAGATGGTCACATCCTGTACAGAACATATTTCACACCTGGTGAACAGCAACATGTTTAAAACTCATAATTACACAGACCCTTGCCCTGTCTGCCTGTCAGCCTggaagaccgagagagaccgGGACCATGAATACAAGCGTGGTTGAGgaatggaaaagagagagagtatagtgAGTATGAAACGGTTCTTGGAAAGCAAAGGGCaaaggagaataggagagagataacagatgtgtgtgtgtgtggcaacaagatggagaaaggggggagagagagattaaaggatGCATAAAAGGAGAGCATTTGGGAAGTTATGACAGCTGAGTcctgggggacagacagacagggggaaaggattttctgtgtgttctgtgtctctTGTTGTCCTTATGGGACAGGGAAGTGGATAGGCACTGAGATCTCTACCATTGACATAGATCATTTGGCCTTAAAAGGGTCACCTCcaatttaacacacacacacacacacaacgtatgTATGTACTCATGTAAACAGGCACACACGCTTAAccttaaacacacacatgcacaccaatGTATCCACACCGATGTACAGCATTTCAAATACAAACAACAAAATCATGCACGTATATGGATGCAAATTTACAAGCACTCACATACCAACATAAACACTTATACAACACCAACATAAACACAAGCAAATTAAGGCAAATAAGAGACAAAGTTATGCATTCAAAACAAACGCACACAAATAAACATGTTGATGACAATAAAGTAAGCCAGATATAtacctctgctgtgtgtgtgtgtgtgtgtgtgtgtgtgtgtgtgtgtgtgtgtgtgtgtgtgtgtgtgtgtgtgtgtgtgtgtgtgtgtgtgtgtgtgtgtgtgtgtgtgtgtgtgtgtgtgtgtgtgtgtgtgtgtgtgtgtgtgtgtgtgtgtgtgtgttgtgtgtgtgtgtgtgtgtgtgtgtgtgaaggcctGCCTGCGTACCATGtatgcttgtatgtgtgtgtgtgcgtgcatgtgagtGTGAGGAGTGGATTGAACAGTGAGACCATTCGTCTGACTCTTTGAAGCTTTGAGTGACGTTTTATTTGAGACCAAAGGAAACATTTGACAGCCAGAACCTCTAGAATTGGATTGAAACCGAAAGGTTTTATTGCCAGTTAGATTACTTAGATTTGCCAATATATTCAAACAAAACCATCACCATAGAGACAAAGAAATAAACAGCCTTGTGTAGTTTTAATCTTCAACAAATACTGATCTTTCCTTTGATTGCTTTCTCCCCAAGTCCATCACATCCAGCTCACACTGCTATTGTCTGCAGCCGTAGCATCGGTCCAGGTCCCAGAGCCCTACCTCAGCCTGTCTAATGAGAGAACTTCGATTGAGAGGACGTATGAACTGACCAAGTACCTGGAGCATCAGCTGAGAGAGATAAAGGACACCTATGtgagtactgtactgttatatagatGCTGTGTTGAAGCACTTATGTTGGAGCATGTCAATGTTTCTTTCCACAAGTGTTTGAATTCACCACATATTTGAGAAGCCTGGTTCCATTCTGTTTCTGCTCCAGCCAACCCGTTGGTCTTTGCTATGGGGAGTTTGCTaacacagaaacagactggcacccaggcttgTGTCTGAACATAGTTAATCCATGTCTGATTGCACATGTTGGATTAAAtattccttctctccctcccactccctctttcCATACTCtgctcttcctccatctcctcccctcttccctcccttagCTATCCTACCTGGGCCCTCCGTTCAGTGATCCAGACTTCTCCCCTCCACGGCCCAACAGCACGACCCTGTCCCTGCCCAGCGCCGCCACCCGTCTGGAGCTGTGGCGGGGATTGGAGAACCGTGCCAGGCTGACCCAGAACCATAGGGCTTACTCTGTCCTGCTGGGAGCTGTGAAGGAGCTGGCCCGCTCCACCCTCTGTCCCTACCTCCAGAGCTCCCTGCTGCACTTCTCTACAGGCCTGGACAGTCTGTTGGGGTCTATATCAAGCCTCATGAACACTCAGGGGTATGCTCTGCCTCCTGCTGGGATCGAGGCGCAGTAcctgcagagagacacagggggcgACAGAGAGGCAATGGGACGCAGACCATCTCCACTGATGAGTCAGGGTCTCTATAAGGCAGGGGTGGGGCTAATGATGCATCCTCTTGGTGATCAGAGGGGTGCTGGGACCATCAGAGGGGCagtgagaggagaaagggaggagagcaccaggagagaaatgacagggagaaagagggagagagagaaagatagagggagggggagggagggtaggagagcgGAGGTAACTAGGGCTGTGGTTAGGAGCGTGGGGtcgaggcaggaggagagaggggagcacgggaggaaagggaggaagagagaggcagaagatTGGGAGGGGGCCACTGAAgacagggaagaggaggaagagttggagagaaagggagggaaggacagaagggggaggaggctgctgagtgtttcagaggaaggagagagaacagttaAGCAGGGTCCACTGGACTCTGATGCCAGAGTCACTCTGTCCTTTTCAGATAGACAAAACTTCCCCCAACAACAACtcctaaacaacaacaacaacaacaacaacaacttctaCAGCTACAACTTCAACTATCACCCCCAAAATAAGGACAGAGCCGGGGGGGATTCAGAAAACAGGGCGACAGAGGAGGAACAATACATCATCCGAGAGTCtgcatccctcctctcctcctcttcatccttccaTCCCCAGCGCCGTTCCCCTCGCTCcttattctccccctctctccacacccccctctcacccctctccctcttctaccCGTTTGGCACAGGGCCAGGGGAGGGACACACCCTGTTGTCAGAACCAGTTCCCCTGTCATTGAGGAGGGGTCCCCCCTTGCTGCCGCCCCCTCCCCTGCCACCtcttctgtcctcctcccctctgcTGGCGGTGCAGCCGGCACTGAATGACTTCTCCAGAAAGGTTGAGGGCTTCTGGGTACTGAGGGAACTGCAGAGCTGGCTGTGGCGCTCCGCCAAGGACTTCAACCGCCTCAAGAAGAGACTCCGAGTCTGACAGActgatagaggagggaggacacacactgtctctctctctctctctctctctctctctctctctctctctctctctctctctctctgtctctctcactcacacacacacagtctgagaaactgagagaacacacacagagacatactcACACATAGAACCTGAGAgtgggcacaaacacacacacattttcacacagacagtgttggaATACCTACCTAGCGCTGAACCACAGAAAAGTGGCTTTCTGGCCTGCCATCAGCCTGAGCACACATTGGCACATCCGGGGATGGGAGATAATCaattgtctgtctctcagtctgtggACAATATCAGCACTGTCACCAATGACATGACATCATGACATAGCAGGTCATTGATCTGCCGTTGGAACTTATTTACTGGATGTAACGCCTCACATACTGGACATAAAGGTGGTGATCAAGCAGATAGACAGTCATGTCATTGACTGAGAGCTGATTCAGAACAGCAGTGAATCACTAGACATTCATCTTCGCCACGGGAGGAAGAGAGAGTtatgaatggagagagacagagggaagaagaggaaggagaaatggcaggatggagagagagagggtagaaagagagtgagtgggagAAAGGGGGTGTCTGAGTCAGGGGCTGACAGTTGGAGTCTGGGCGGTGGGGGTTGCTGAGTAATCAGAAATCTGCAGACACTTACAGTAAACACTGCATAGACACCCACcggacacacacagtacagacccATTTCCAGGCGTAACAGTAATTTGTGAATTGGCCAACTGTTTTTACAGTGAGTTGTTGACACTTTTAGCTTTGGAATGGGCATCTCAGCTTTTCCCTCCGCTTGTTTCAGCCAAATGCAACACAAAAGCCCCTAAGCTTGGCATAGTGGGGTTTTCTATCAACTGCCGTGTGTCTTTACACAAGGACCTGTACAGTAATGTCCAACAGTGTGTATGTATAGAGTTTAAGATTAGATTATAGCTGTGATATTTATTGAACAAGATGTTGTATTTATCTTCTTGTGTGAATACTGTCCTACGTCATGTTGGAGATGGGAGAGAATCAAATATGAGTTGTTGTACTGAGATGAATGCTATTGGTCATTTAGGGAGGGGTGTTTGGGGATTGAGGTTGTTTTTGAACATTATGGTTTTGACTGTGTTGGTTTGGGTGAGGGGTACAACTGAAAGATGTGGAAGGGGGGGCATTTCCCAAAACAAAGAGCGACTCACATTCATCACAAACAAGAGGGGAATGAAAGTTTTATTTGTCTGTCTTGACAAAATTTACGATCTCTTTTTCTTtcatctctccccttcccccatccctcactactccctTTCTGTTCTCCATCCTATTATCTCACGCATCTCGCCTTCCCAAAAATATCCCTGGAACCTGGCTCGTAACAGACAGAGCTTTGGAACATaaacacacaggtacaaacacaACCCTTAAACACGTCCACCTTCACCCCCTCTGTTTCTTTccgttgctctctctctttaacgCTCTCTTCCATTTCCCTCACACagtttctcactctctttctccccccccccccccccccccccccccgccctctcGTTTTTCCTCAGGCTGGAAATTAAGGGATCAATGAAGGTCCCACTCTTCACCTCAGCTACACACCTACACTGTGCACAACCATTTCCCtacccactacacacacagatacacagggccggctctagccttttgggggccctttTAGTGTCCCCCCCTCTTGACAGAGAAATGTACATTTTCAGGTTAATTTCCTACAATATTTCTCCATGGGCGGAAATAAACTTTTTATATTTGATAAAAaaatgtcctgcaattctacctattttgccatggcttatgccATGTTCTTGACATCTGAGTGAGAGTTACTAACAAACCTGGAGGTCACAGccacaccatcatcccagacaccctggacacaCTCAAATCCGGCGTTCCGCCGGGAACAGATCTACTGATGACTCATTTGCACTTCATATTgctctctctattccactcccacctggacaagaagaacacctatgtgagaatgctgttcattgactacagctcagcgttcaacaccatggtgCCCTCCAAGCTAAATCAgtaagctaaggacactgggactgaatgcctccctctgtaactggatcctggactgacgcgaagcccccaggtggtgagggtaggcaacaacacatccaccacactgaccctcaacacgggggcccctcaggggtgcgtgcttagtcacctcctgtactccctgttcatccacgaatGCATGgccgcgcacgactccaacaccattattaagttttcCGATGACATGATgggggtaggcctgatcactgacgacgatgagacagcctatagggaggaggtcagagacctggcagtgtagtgccaggacaacaacctctccctcaacgtcagcaagacaaaggagctgatcgtgaactacGGAAAACGGAGGgccaagcatgcccccattcatATCAACAGGGCcatagtggagcaggtcgagagcttcaagttcctctgtgtccacatcactaaggaattatcatgttCCACACACGCCAACACAGTGTCATGAAGAGGACActacaacgcctcttccccctcaggaggctgaaaacatttgtcatgggccctcagatcctcaaaaagatatacagctgcaccattgagagcatcttgactggctgcatcaccactttgTACagctgcttggcatctgactgcaAGAGTAGTgggtactgcccagtacatcactggggccaaactccctgccattcaggacctctataccaagcagtgtcagaggaagatcctaaaaattgtcaaagactccagccacccaagtcatactgttatctctgctactctctgctactctctcactgaacaagttccacagacatgtgacaaacagaaatggaataatgtgtcccaaaacaaaggggggggggtcaaaatcaaaagtaactggtgtggccaccagctgcattaagtactacagtgcatctcctcttcgtggactgcaccagatttgcccgttcttgctttgagatgttaccccactcttccaccaaggcacctgcaagttcccggacatttctagggggaatggccctagccctcaccctacgatagtgtcttaacaaccgttccacaggtgcatgttcatgaatagtttatggttcattgaacaagcatgggaaacagtttaaaccctttacaatgaagatctgtgaagtgaaGAGTTTATTTAATTATCTGCATTGACCGTTTTTGCACCAACTTTTTTGACttatcacatacactgctgctagtgTTTACTATCTGTATCtatattcctagttatatgtatctacctcaattacctcgtacaccTGCACATGGACTGGTAccggtgtatatagccatgttaacgTTAGTTattgtgtatctattattacttATTACCTAATTATGatctattattacttttattatgaTTACCTGTTACTTTTCTACTATTTCTcagttttctttctctctgcattgttgggaagggcccgtaagtaaacatttcccTTTTTAGTCTACAattgttgtttacgaagcatgtgacaaataaaattgtatttgacacacacatatatacacacacactgacgttCAAACTCCCAacccaaccagagagagagagggaaagggagctGTAATGGTTCAGTAGGAAGTGACTTATCCTTGGTTGGTTGTCAATGCTGACACATGGTCATACACGCTCTGACTCAGTAACTATGAGTGAAAGGGTTAACTCtgagacagcacacacacacagcgcagtGTGTTTTTTACATTTGGTAAAGGACATCAAAGGGGCCGCCACCAGTGGTCAACAAAGACCGCTTTGTgccagcgtgtgtgtttgtgcatgtgtgcgtgcgcgcgtgcatGTGTTTGACCCTGTGTGGCTTGTATACGCCACACTCGTGTGAATCATCCTAGGCGCATGTGTCATAAGTGGGTATGAACGAGGCTCCCCCTTCACAACTATGCCAtttctacactctctctcctgcaacacacactcacacagcctcaatatttctctctgtatttcctctgtatggAGTAGATGGATGATGTAACTGGTGAGTGTTACCCAATGGTTCGTCTGACCAGTggcattttttttgttatttatgTATTAAGTTCCATTCCCTAAGGCTCCCTGTGGCAGTCTGTATTAAGTTCCATTCCCTAAGGCTCCCTGTGGCAGTCTGTATTAAGCTCCATTCCCTAAGGCTCCCTGTGGCAGTCTGTATTAAGTTCCATTCCCTAAGGCTCCCTGTGGCAGTCTGTATTAAGTTCCATTCCCTAAGGCCCCCTGTGGCAGTCTGTATTAAGTTCCATTCCCTAAGGCTCCCTGTGGCAGTCTGTATTAAGTTCCATTCCCTAAGGCTCCCTGTGGCAGTCTGTATTAAGTTCCATTCCCTAAGGCTCCCTGTGGCAGTCTGTATTAAGTTCCATTCCCTAAGGCTCCCTGTAGCAGTCTGTATTAAGCTCCATTCCCTAAGGCTCATTGTGGCAGTCTGTATTAAGTTCCATTCCCTAAGGCCCCCTGTGGCAGTCTGAATTAAGTTCCATTCCCTAAGGCTCCCTGTAGCAGTCTGTATTAAGTTCCATTCCCTAAGGCTCCCTGTGGCAGTCTGTATTAAGTTCCATTCCCTAAGGCTCCCTGTAGCAGTCTGTATTAAGTTCCATTCCCTAAGGCTCCCTGTAGCAGTCTGTATTAAGTTCCATTCCCTGAGGCTCCCTGTAGTAGTCTGTATTAAGTTCCATTCCCTGAGGCTCCCTGTAGTAGTCTGTATTAAGTTCCATTCCCTGAGGCTCCCTGTAGTAGTCTGTATTAAGTTCCATTCCCTGAGGCTCCCTGTAGTAGTCTGTATTAAGTTCCATTCCCTAAGGCTCCCTGTAGCAGTCTGGGAAAGCCCTGTCCAGATGAGTGGCAGTCTGTGACCTAATGGAAGAGTTATGGCCTACAGAGGTGTTGACATATAAGTCATCTTGTTAAGAATTTTTATTTGCACTGAGAGGCaacgctgtctctctgtccttctctctccttacACACAGATGCTCGTTCCTAAGTTCaaatctgaccccccccccctctcggtctctctccctctctgtcactctttcAATCTCTTCCCCATATGTCCCCTTGAATCCCTTTCTTTTTCAGTCCATCTATCTGAATGTTAACCAGCCTGTCAGTCATTTTATCCGTCTGACTCCATTTCACCACAAACATTTCATTACCATCACTTCTTAACTCTAATACCCCTTATTCTCTTCCTccttttattattatatatttgtatttatttaacctttattaaataggcaagtcagttaagaacaaattcttatttacaatgacggcacacaccggccaaacccggacgacgctgggccaattgagtgtcgcccctatgggactcccaatcacaggcggttatgatacagcctggattcaaaccagggtgtctgtaatgacgagacgcagtgccttagaccgctgtgcaacTCGGGAGCCCTTTTCATGTCTATCTTcagctctctttctttccttccctctgttctgctcACCTGCAGCACATAAAAAATCCCATTTTATTTCTCCACAGAACTGTTGTGTCGCCCAGGGATTTACTgcattcctcttctctctgcaCAGCTACATAGCATTGACTTGTTTTCTctttttaacaattttatttcccctttctctctctctccatcctttgtTTTCACATGCATTTATTCTCATACTCTTGAATCTACctcccctcgtctctctcctccaccccactTCTCCCTGGCCCATCCCTTCCTTTTACCTCATGCCCCACCCCCCGCTCTGGGCCATTGCCATGCAATGGAACGTTCTGCCTCCACTAACTTAGCTGGAGGGTGCAGGGTTGGGCTGaacctcttaaccgctaggcagGGGTTGCCCGAGGGCTTGGGATGAGCTTGATTTATGAGTTAATCAATTCATCCTCTGTGAGCGTGTAACCACTGAGGTGTGCGTTCTTTCATCTGGCTGTTTGAGTCTGTTGACTCGGCTACCTAGGAAAACACAGCCTGCTGTTGCCCTACGTGTTAGACTTTTTCAACATGTTTTCGAAAGAGATTAGAAGGGTGGTTTTGGATTCAATTCATAGGACGTTTGAATGGTTTGTGTGCGCATGCAAGAACAGAACCAGATGACAGAGGGCTGTTTGATGATCATCTAATAAGTCTGACATGCATGTTGGCCGCCAGTCAGATGAATACAAAACCCAGCTGGAGACAGAAAGATATAGGACCTATTTGAAGAGCTTTTTTTTTTAGCGTCAAACCTATGGTCAGGTAAATCCA
Above is a genomic segment from Oncorhynchus kisutch isolate 150728-3 linkage group LG19, Okis_V2, whole genome shotgun sequence containing:
- the clcf1 gene encoding uncharacterized protein clcf1 codes for the protein MHFGVHHIQLTLLLSAAVASVQVPEPYLSLSNERTSIERTYELTKYLEHQLREIKDTYLSYLGPPFSDPDFSPPRPNSTTLSLPSAATRLELWRGLENRARLTQNHRAYSVLLGAVKELARSTLCPYLQSSLLHFSTGLDSLLGSISSLMNTQGYALPPAGIEAQYLQRDTGGDREAMGRRPSPLMSQGLYKAGVGLMMHPLGDQRGAGTIRGAVRGEREESTRREMTGRKREREKDRGRGREGRRAEVTRAVVRSVGSRQEERGEHGRKGRKREAEDWEGATEDREEEEELERKGGKDRRGRRLLSVSEEGERTVKQGPLDSDARVTLSFSDRQNFPQQQLLNNNNNNNNNFYSYNFNYHPQNKDRAGGDSENRATEEEQYIIRESASLLSSSSSFHPQRRSPRSLFSPSLHTPLSPLSLFYPFGTGPGEGHTLLSEPVPLSLRRGPPLLPPPPLPPLLSSSPLLAVQPALNDFSRKVEGFWVLRELQSWLWRSAKDFNRLKKRLRV